A genomic region of Nostoc sp. UHCC 0702 contains the following coding sequences:
- the queA gene encoding tRNA preQ1(34) S-adenosylmethionine ribosyltransferase-isomerase QueA — MEQQIAHPNLHHSSIPEAKDINLDRLLSGYDYQLPPEFIAQNPAFPRDSSRLLVIDSHTTGNKTAPLHRIFRDLPELLHPGDLLVMNNTKVIPARLYGRKSTGAEIEVLLLEERQYNCWLALVKPGKRFKRGAKIVFEAKRLGIGEDSHPVPSPQYPVPSTESPVPSPQLTATVLETDEATGGRLLQFDVPEGKPLVQLLNAFGEIPLPPYITASAAADEQYQTVYAQQPGAIAAPTAGLHFTPELLEKLRSCNINQAFVTLHVGVGTFRPVEVEDVTNHQMHEEWIEVPASTVEQIHATKAAGGRIIAVGTTAVRALEGAAQSGDLQPFCGKTNLFIYPGYQWRVVDGLITNFHLPRSSLLMLVSALIGRERLLNIYNEAIASRYRFYSFGDAMLILPQAVEVRS; from the coding sequence ATGGAGCAACAAATAGCACACCCTAATTTGCATCATTCCTCTATTCCAGAGGCAAAAGATATCAACTTAGACCGTTTATTATCTGGGTATGACTACCAACTACCTCCAGAATTTATTGCCCAAAATCCGGCATTTCCCAGAGATAGCTCACGGTTATTGGTAATAGATTCTCACACGACAGGTAACAAAACAGCACCCCTACACCGCATTTTTCGTGATTTGCCAGAATTACTGCATCCTGGTGATTTGTTAGTGATGAATAATACAAAAGTAATTCCGGCGCGACTGTATGGTCGTAAATCGACTGGTGCAGAAATAGAGGTGTTGCTATTAGAGGAACGGCAGTATAACTGTTGGTTAGCTTTAGTTAAACCAGGAAAGCGCTTCAAGCGGGGAGCGAAGATTGTTTTTGAAGCAAAGAGATTGGGAATTGGGGAAGATTCTCACCCAGTACCGAGTCCCCAGTACCCAGTCCCCAGTACCGAGTCCCCAGTACCCAGTCCCCAACTCACAGCTACAGTGCTGGAGACAGATGAGGCAACTGGAGGACGTTTGTTGCAATTTGATGTGCCTGAGGGAAAGCCTTTGGTACAACTGTTGAATGCATTTGGTGAGATTCCTTTACCACCTTATATCACTGCATCGGCAGCGGCGGATGAACAATATCAAACAGTTTACGCCCAACAGCCAGGAGCGATCGCAGCTCCGACGGCAGGATTACATTTTACTCCAGAGTTACTGGAAAAGTTGCGCTCTTGCAATATCAATCAAGCTTTTGTGACGCTACACGTTGGTGTGGGCACTTTTCGCCCTGTGGAAGTGGAAGATGTAACTAACCACCAAATGCACGAAGAATGGATTGAAGTGCCTGCTTCCACAGTAGAGCAAATCCACGCCACCAAAGCAGCTGGCGGCCGAATTATTGCTGTGGGAACAACGGCAGTACGCGCCTTAGAAGGAGCAGCTCAATCTGGGGATTTGCAACCATTTTGTGGCAAGACAAACTTGTTTATCTATCCAGGTTATCAATGGCGGGTAGTGGATGGTTTAATTACTAATTTTCATCTACCGCGTTCTAGTTTGCTGATGCTGGTGAGTGCCCTGATCGGCAGAGAACGATTGTTAAATATATACAATGAAGCGATCGCTTCTCGATATCGCTTTTATTCTTTCGGTGATGCCATGCTAATTTTGCCACAAGCTGTAGAAGTTAGGAGTTAG
- a CDS encoding tetratricopeptide repeat protein — MYKQHQISQWFSCFPTVGFHQVLNWQKPHLGFLCAASAFLVLAAPTMIDLPGSKLLAATPISQDLEAASFFQQGVTRYNRNDLQGAEYAFRQALQRDSNLGMARNYLGNIFLMQNRLDIAVQEYGEAIRINPDLGEAYYNLGLALYRQGQKDAAITAYRQALVVDPTIAAAQYNLGLALYELKQPQEAIAAYQQAINLDSRDANAYFNLAIALQEQGQIESAIAAYRQGLQLDPKNSIAYNNMGSLMAIHGQTSQAISVYQQAIRQNPKDASAYYNLGVTLYNQGNYKKANGVLKRARNEYREQGNMEQADKIEQLMQQIVQKTKPQQPQVSQTATTPSQSPNPTSNVAAPEQQMPNQSETLEQTPAEPADVPVSVEQQPTSTSPTQ, encoded by the coding sequence ATGTATAAACAGCATCAAATTAGTCAGTGGTTTTCCTGCTTCCCCACGGTGGGGTTCCACCAGGTTTTGAATTGGCAGAAGCCGCATTTGGGATTTCTCTGTGCTGCCTCTGCATTTTTGGTATTGGCTGCGCCAACAATGATTGATTTACCAGGGAGCAAGCTACTAGCAGCAACTCCAATCTCTCAGGATTTGGAAGCAGCTAGTTTTTTCCAGCAGGGAGTCACGCGCTATAACCGCAACGACTTACAAGGTGCAGAATATGCTTTTCGCCAAGCGTTGCAGCGTGATTCTAACCTAGGAATGGCACGGAATTATTTAGGTAATATTTTCTTGATGCAAAATCGCCTGGATATCGCTGTGCAGGAATATGGAGAGGCGATCAGAATTAATCCCGATCTGGGTGAAGCTTACTACAATTTGGGGTTAGCATTGTACCGACAAGGGCAAAAAGATGCAGCAATTACTGCTTATCGCCAGGCTCTGGTGGTAGATCCGACAATCGCCGCAGCACAGTATAATCTCGGTTTAGCGCTGTACGAATTAAAACAGCCACAAGAAGCGATCGCGGCATATCAACAAGCCATTAATCTAGATAGCAGGGATGCCAATGCTTATTTTAACTTAGCGATCGCCCTGCAAGAACAAGGTCAAATTGAGAGTGCGATCGCTGCCTATCGGCAAGGCTTACAGCTAGATCCTAAAAACAGCATAGCCTACAACAATATGGGAAGTTTGATGGCAATTCATGGTCAAACCTCACAGGCTATTTCTGTCTATCAGCAAGCTATTCGCCAAAATCCCAAGGATGCCTCAGCCTATTACAATTTAGGAGTGACTTTATACAATCAAGGCAACTACAAGAAAGCTAACGGTGTATTAAAACGTGCCCGCAACGAATACCGTGAACAAGGCAACATGGAGCAAGCTGACAAAATTGAGCAATTGATGCAGCAAATTGTCCAGAAGACAAAGCCACAGCAGCCTCAAGTCAGTCAAACCGCTACTACTCCTTCTCAGTCTCCAAACCCTACAAGTAATGTAGCAGCGCCCGAACAACAGATGCCAAATCAATCAGAAACTCTTGAACAAACGCCAGCCGAACCTGCTGATGTGCCAGTTTCTGTGGAACAACAGCCTACTTCAACAAGTCCAACTCAATAA